The following are encoded together in the Thunnus thynnus chromosome 15, fThuThy2.1, whole genome shotgun sequence genome:
- the neu1 gene encoding sialidase-1, whose product MLTLFPVGVKMMFSGRGSNMETGSRLATLSLLLSAVFSPCVCIPGPNEINPLLYEEHLLWVSGTQGEVNTYRVPLLTSTHKGTLLAFAEARKAFQADTGSKFLAMRRSTDKGAIWSPIKYIVDDDQMQDGLNLGSVVVDHEVGSIFLIYSVCFHVCNPSSTMMVKSTDDGLSWSQPRNLSAELQLKNFAPGPGLGIQKRYNPAKGRLVVCGHGTLEGDGVFCILSDDHGRSWTNGAVLKSIPYNRKKKPQDFNPDECQPFEMLDGSIVINVRNQNNYHCRCRIVMRSLDGGLTLPIDELYFDYELVDPAVAAGALQKEGVLFFTNPANDQHRINLTLRWSLTNGTSWEKNAVQIWGGPSGYSCITTLDTGSPEDRRYIYVIYEKGHKDYDETISFAKIHLYGGN is encoded by the exons ATGCTGACTCTCTTTCCTGTCGGAGTAAAGATGATGTTTTCAGGACGAGGATCTAACATGGAAACAGGAAGCCGGCTCGCTACGCTTTCGTtacttctctctgctgtgttttctccttgtgtttgtATACCCGGTCCTAACGAG ATTAACCCGCTCCTGTATGAGGAGCACCTGCTATGGGTGAGCGGCACCCAGGGGGAGGTGAACACCTACAGGGTCCCGCTGCTCACCTCCACCCACAAAGGCACCCTGCTGGCTTTTGCTGAGGCCAGGAAGGCATTCCAGGCTGACACGGGGTCAAAGTTCCTCGCAATGCGGCGGTCCACTGACAAAG GAGCCATCTGGTCCCCGATTAAATATATTGTGGATGACGATCAGATGCAGGACGGCCTGAACCTGGGCTCGGTGGTGGTAGACCATGAAGTGGGCTCGATTTTTCTGATCTACTCCGTTTGCTTCCATGTCTGCAACCCGTCCAGCACCATGATGGTAAAGAGCACGGATGACGGCCTCAGCTGGAGCCAACCCAGAAACCTCTCGGCGGAGCTCCAACTCAAGAATTTCGCTCCCGGGCCGGGCCTCGGCATCCAG AAGCGCTACAACCCGGCTAAAGGAAGGCTGGTGGTTTGCGGTCATGGAACACTGGAGGGCGATGGCGTTTTCTGCATCCTGAGTGACGACCACGGACGCAGCTGGACCAATGGTGCTGTGCTGAAAAGCATCCCTTacaacaggaagaagaaaccACAGGACTTCAACCCTGATGAATGCCAG CCGTTTGAGATGCTGGACGGGAGCATCGTCATCAACGTCCGGAACCAGAACAACTACCATTGTAGGTGTCGCATAGTGATGCGAAGCCTTGACGGCGGATTAACCCTGCCCATAGACGAACTGTACTTCGACTACGAGCTGGTGGATCCTGCGGTAGCGGCCGGAGCCCTGCAGAAAGAGGGAGTGCTCTTCTTCACCAACCCCGCCAACGACCAGCACA GAATTAATCTAACCTTACGATGGTCGCTGACTAATGGTACATCTTGGGAGAAGAACGCTGTCCAGATATGGGGGGGGCCAAGTGGTTACTCCTGCATTACAACACTGGATACGGGTTCCCCAGAGGACCGGAGGTACATCTACGTCATCTACGAGAAGGGGCACAAGGACTACGATGAGACTATCTCATTCGCCAAGATCCACCTGTATGGCGGCAATTAG